AGACCATTTCTTCCAAACTCACCCAACCCTGCATCTCTTGCTACCAGTGGTGCTACTACTAAATAGTTTCCGTCCATATGATTTCTAGCATCATACCCAAGTTCCCTAATATAATAGGAAAGTATCATTCCTATAGTTGCTGACTCTACATATCCTTTTGTAACAGCTATTGATTCTGGAAGCTTTGGTGCTCTCATAATCATTTCTTTATCCATAGCTACCGCAAACACAATTCCATACTTATGTTTTTTATTAATTTCTTCACCATAATTTTCTTCATGTCTTCCCCTATGAGTATAATAATGATAATCTTTCATTTCTGCTATACCAACTAATTTAGCATTATAAAACTTAGCTAGTCCTTTGATTTTTTCTGTCATAGCAACTGGGTCCACATCAGCTTTATTTTGTGCAACTTCACCTTCGCTGAATTTTCTTATATCATATAAATATTTAAAGGAAGCATCTACCATAGGCGAATTTATGCTATTAAACATCACTGACCCACGGCCTCCCATGGCTGGTAAACTTCTTAATGAATCATCACCTTCCTTTAAATCAGGTTTTTTACTATAATAATCATTATAAATTTCGCTTCCTTCACTATAATTCATTCTTGCAAACATTGTATCTCTCTCATCAAACCTTTTCATATATTTCCCCTTTTATGTTTTTTATAAATATCTTCAACTAACCACACCGCAATTATTACTCAGCTTTTCCAGTTAAGTACGGTGCATAAGTCATGTAGGCATGATTCTCCGTGATATATTCGTCCTTAATTAAACCTATATTTTGATTGTAAATTTTTCTATATATTTTATTATTTCTTACATATCCACCAAACATACCAGGTGTAATAGAATGTTCCTTCTCATAAACTTCATATTTATTCATTGACCCTTCTGTGCTTATCCATTCTCCGACTAAGTTATCCCTTGTTAGATATATTGCAAGTTGAAAGTCACTACTTGTCCCATTATAAATTTGTAGGTCTAGAGAGTTATACGCACAAGTTGCCCCAGTTCCAAAAGGTTGGCTTCTGTTAATATCTGGAAAAACATCGTGGCTATGTCTGTACCTTTCCGTTACAGTTAGATTAGTATGTAATGTCATCCAATATATAAGATTTGAAAGCTGACAAAGACCCCCTCCTACCCCAGCTTTAAATGTACCATCAGCACATAATACTAATCCATCTAAATATCCCTTTCTGTAAGTGGGCTTACCTATAAGCTTCCAATAAGAAAAAGTTTGTCCTGGTCTTATAACTATACCATTTAGTTTCGCAGCTGCAAGTTTAAGATTTGTGATTTTATTGTATTGAAGTATCATATCTACATCTTTAAGTTTTCTTAAAAGAGGTGTACTGTGAGTAAATAGAACATAGGAATATAATTTAACACTTGTATTCTTAGCATAATTTTTACCTTTAAAATACCACTGCTTGTATCTTTTAGCAGAGTAATACACGCTACCAAATAAGCGTCTTATTCTTGACCTTTTTATAGGTTTTTTCTCCAAATACATGATAACCTCAACCCCCAAAGCTAATATAGATATATTCTATTTACATAATTCAACAAACATCCATAATTATCCTTCAAGACTTACTTAAGAAACTAAGAAGTTCTGATATGCTATTCAAATTATCAATAAAATTACGGAATATTAAAAATATTTATACAATTTATATCTTTTAAAATAAGGTCCAATATGCTATAATTACTCAATAATAATTGTTATTTGCTTATTGTTTTAGCTAAATAAAATAGAACTGTTTTCTTACAACTTTTAGTTTTCTTTAAAAGTAAAAAAGAAAGGTGATGAGGTTATGAATAACAACACAAAAATATTTGTTAATTTACCGGTTAAAAATCTTACAAAATCCATAAATTTTTTCACTAAACTTGGTTTTACATTTAATCCTCAATTTACTGATAAAAATGCCACATGTATGAATGTTGGCGAAAACATATTTGTCATGTTATTGATTGAAAGATTTTTTAAAACATTCACAAAAAAAGAGATCTCCGATGCCAAAAAGAACACAGAAGTCATTGTTGCATTATCTGTTGATAACAAGGAAAAAGTTGATGAAATTGTAAATAAAGCTCTGGCTGCCGGTGGAAAAACCTCCAATAAACCCAATGATCAAGGTTTTATGTATGGATGGAGTTTTCAAGATCTAGATGGTCACCTTTGGGAGATAATTTATATGGATAAAAATATAGACACTGAAAATAAAGATTGAAGTACTTAATACCATAAAGTAAGAACCTGAGTATTAATTTCACTCAGGTTCTTACTTTTTTTATGACTCAAGTAAAGGAACTGTCGCCCTGCTCTCTCTTAGATAGATAAACCATTTATTTCACATAGTGTATTAATAACTGAAAAAATCAATATAGCTGCTAAGTTTGCTGTAATATCATCTTGGTCAAATCTTGGTGAAACTTCAGCAATATCAAAGCACACTACTTTATTTGATTTTAAAATATATTTTAGGTACTTTAGTACAAGTTCTGGATCTAGTCCAAGTGGCTGTGCTGCACTTACCCCTGGAGCAAAAGCTGTAGAAAACACATCAGAGCATATAGTTACATATAAATAATCTCTTAATTTTATGAAATCATCAATTTTGTTTATCACTTCACAATCATCACCATCTATAATATCCTTTGCAAGCATGTATTTAGCTCCTAGCCTATCCGCAGTTTTAAAAAGATCTATAGTATTACTGTGCTTTTGAATTCCAATACACATATAAGCGTATTGAAGATCTCTGTTGCTACAAATATCTGCTATTTGTCTAAACATTGTTCCGGAACTTGCTCCTTGTGTATAAGGTCTCAAATCAAAATGAGCATCGAAATTTACTATACCAATACTCGGTTGCTCACTTTTTTGTGATAAGTAATTTAATATACCCATATAATCTCCAAAAGCAACTTCATGGCCACCTCCTAAAACAATAGGGAAAAGGTTTAAGCTTAAAACTCTTTCTACTGCTTTGGCTAAAATATCTTGGCTTTCCAAAAGCGTGCAGTCTTCGCAGTATATATCTCCTGCATCAAAAAGTTTTACCTCCTGTGAAAAATTACATGGAAGGTTACCTAATGCACGTCTTATACTTTGGGGACCCTTTGCTGCTCCAGTTCTTCCTCTGTTAAGCCTTACACCTTCATCACAACAAAACCCAATAAAAGCAAAACCAAGTTTTCCAGTATAGGCAACTAAATCAGCATTTTTTAGATCTATTATATTTACACATTGGTGCCATCTAAAAGCATCATAATTGGTTTCACTATCAGTTCGTCCTTGCCAAACTGTCTCATCTGTTATTTTGTAATTTTTGTCAAACATATTATTTATCCTCCCAAACTCTTCATATATTTAAAATTAAAATACATTAGCAATCTATTTTAATTTTATTCTCCATAACTACAGCCTCTTATAAGATGCTATGTTATCTTTGTTTTTGAATATATATATTTTATTCTACAAAATATATTAAAAACCTTTATATAAAACTATTTTTTAAGTATCTTCATATTTATTTTAATATAGTACTTCCCAAATTAAGTTTACATAGTTGTAAGTATTTATTCTCATATACATGCTATAATTATACAAATAGTATATAGCACAATTAGATTAGCCAAGGAGGAGGAACATTATGCAACTTAGAACAATACGCAAATTAGTAACCGGAACCACTCAATACGATGGAGCCGGAGTGAAACTTGTTAGGGTTATTAGTAGCCCGGATGTTGTGGAGTTTGATCCATTTTTGATGTTAGACGCTTTTGACTCTTATGATTCATTTGATTACACAAAAGGTTTTCCGTGGCATCCTCATAGGGGAATTGAGACGGTTACTTACCTAATAAGTGGGGACATCGAGCATGAGGATAGTTTAGGAAACAAAGGAAACATATTAGATGGCTGCTGCCAATGGATGACTGCTGGAGGTGGAATCCTCCATCAAGAAATGCCTCAGCCCTCGGATAGAATGTTAGGTGTTCAGCTTTGGCTTAACCTACCCCGCAAAGATAAAATGGTAGCGCCAAAGTACAGAGATATAAGAGCAGATATGGTGCCTAAAATCCACGAAGCTGGTTGTACAATAGGAATTATCTCCGGACATTATAAGGGTAATTCAGGTTCAGTGCAAGGTGACTATGTAAAAATGATGTTTTTGGACGTGGATATGAAAGCTGGTGCAACTTGGCAATTAGAAACCACAAAAGATGCAACCTTGTTTATCTATATAGTAGAAGGTGAAGGCTGGTTTGATAATTCTGATGAGACTTTACTTTCTAGTAAAAGAGCAGTGCTTTTTAATAATGGCGACGAGCTATACGCCAGAGCATCAGAAAAAGGACTTCGTTTCCTTCTGTTTTCTGGAGCCCAATTAAATGAACCAATCGCATGGGGTGGTCCAATTGTGATGAATACCCAGCAAGAACTTAAGCAAGCCTTTAAGGATATTGATGATGGAACCTTTGCTAAGTGAATAGTCATAAAATCTTAATTTTAAATATTTGCAATTGGGGAAGTTTTTGTATATTATTAGTGTTATACTATTATTTACAATCTTATTGTAAGAGAAAACAAATAAGCAGATATAGACAGTCTCTGTTGACTGATCAAAAGGGAGGCAAATTATATGAAAAATTTTGCAAGTGCTGAAAAAATCGGATTAAGAAATAATGAAACAAAAAAACTTATTGTTGTATACCCATTCAAACCACAAGGTACAGATGCTGAAATCGATAAAACTGTTAAAGACTGGTATTACAAGCAAAGCTGTTCAGCTGAAGATGAGATTTTAAATGCCCATGTGGATTTTTTAACTGAATATGAAATGAAATCACATCAATAAATTAAATATTGCATTTACTTGTGTTTCATAATTTCTTATAGAATAAAGTAAATAACAAGCTAGGTATATTAAAATCCTTAACTTGTTATTTTACTTTATTTTCTTATTTTAAAAATACATCCCAAGTAACAAGCCTTGCGGTAATCATCCGAATTTAATACGCCTCTATATCGAGTATTTGTTAAGAATTTCCCATAATCTAAAATGCTCTCTTCTATTGAGCTATACTTTCTAAATTTAGCCATCACAGGAGTTTTAACTCCATTAATCATTTCATTAGTAAGAAATTCTTGAGCTTCAAATCCACAACCGTCTGTCCACTTAATACCAAATATATTGTTACCCTTAACAACCTTAAGCCAGCCTGTTTCTAGTATAGCTTGCGCC
This DNA window, taken from Clostridium estertheticum, encodes the following:
- a CDS encoding 4Fe-4S dicluster domain-containing protein, with amino-acid sequence MKRFDERDTMFARMNYSEGSEIYNDYYSKKPDLKEGDDSLRSLPAMGGRGSVMFNSINSPMVDASFKYLYDIRKFSEGEVAQNKADVDPVAMTEKIKGLAKFYNAKLVGIAEMKDYHYYTHRGRHEENYGEEINKKHKYGIVFAVAMDKEMIMRAPKLPESIAVTKGYVESATIGMILSYYIRELGYDARNHMDGNYLVVAPLVARDAGLGEFGRNGLLITKEDGACVRLGIVTTDMPIVPDVREDFGVTELCLDCGRCAKTCPGKAIPKSEMAEDEGILRWKINAEECYRRWRSLGTDCGICLANCPFTYGISKDLISNVKTSSETRQNILKDFDEKYGIRPIIREAPEWLK
- a CDS encoding VanW family protein, coding for MYLEKKPIKRSRIRRLFGSVYYSAKRYKQWYFKGKNYAKNTSVKLYSYVLFTHSTPLLRKLKDVDMILQYNKITNLKLAAAKLNGIVIRPGQTFSYWKLIGKPTYRKGYLDGLVLCADGTFKAGVGGGLCQLSNLIYWMTLHTNLTVTERYRHSHDVFPDINRSQPFGTGATCAYNSLDLQIYNGTSSDFQLAIYLTRDNLVGEWISTEGSMNKYEVYEKEHSITPGMFGGYVRNNKIYRKIYNQNIGLIKDEYITENHAYMTYAPYLTGKAE
- a CDS encoding VOC family protein — protein: MNNNTKIFVNLPVKNLTKSINFFTKLGFTFNPQFTDKNATCMNVGENIFVMLLIERFFKTFTKKEISDAKKNTEVIVALSVDNKEKVDEIVNKALAAGGKTSNKPNDQGFMYGWSFQDLDGHLWEIIYMDKNIDTENKD
- the hutG gene encoding formimidoylglutamase; amino-acid sequence: MFDKNYKITDETVWQGRTDSETNYDAFRWHQCVNIIDLKNADLVAYTGKLGFAFIGFCCDEGVRLNRGRTGAAKGPQSIRRALGNLPCNFSQEVKLFDAGDIYCEDCTLLESQDILAKAVERVLSLNLFPIVLGGGHEVAFGDYMGILNYLSQKSEQPSIGIVNFDAHFDLRPYTQGASSGTMFRQIADICSNRDLQYAYMCIGIQKHSNTIDLFKTADRLGAKYMLAKDIIDGDDCEVINKIDDFIKLRDYLYVTICSDVFSTAFAPGVSAAQPLGLDPELVLKYLKYILKSNKVVCFDIAEVSPRFDQDDITANLAAILIFSVINTLCEINGLSI
- a CDS encoding pirin family protein translates to MQLRTIRKLVTGTTQYDGAGVKLVRVISSPDVVEFDPFLMLDAFDSYDSFDYTKGFPWHPHRGIETVTYLISGDIEHEDSLGNKGNILDGCCQWMTAGGGILHQEMPQPSDRMLGVQLWLNLPRKDKMVAPKYRDIRADMVPKIHEAGCTIGIISGHYKGNSGSVQGDYVKMMFLDVDMKAGATWQLETTKDATLFIYIVEGEGWFDNSDETLLSSKRAVLFNNGDELYARASEKGLRFLLFSGAQLNEPIAWGGPIVMNTQQELKQAFKDIDDGTFAK
- a CDS encoding glycoside hydrolase family 73 protein, whose product is MDKEKIIKQILPGALVAFEKYGLFPSVTMAQAILETGWLKVVKGNNIFGIKWTDGCGFEAQEFLTNEMINGVKTPVMAKFRKYSSIEESILDYGKFLTNTRYRGVLNSDDYRKACYLGCIFKIRK